CAGTCAAAGGTACGTGTAAAGTTGCGCTAAAAGGCGGCAAAGGAACATCAAAAGATACTTTGCTAGCTGTTTTAAGAGGCATGGGTAAAGGCGATCCTGAAAAATTCTTGCGTACGTTAGATTGGGTGGATTACGCCAAGCAAACCAGCCAGATTGTTAGCGATGTTCTAAAACCTTGTATTGAAGTCGCAACTGAGTTGGCTTCATACGCAAACAGAATGGGAGCAGATGAGCTCGGTGCGTATTTCTTGAAGTTAGCGGATGAGGTAAAAATCATCGATAAGATGGTACCGGACAAACTAAAAGAAGCGATGGGCGAGTTTGATGATCTTTTTGCTCGTATCTTAGGTAAGGGCGAGAAAACTTACCCAGCAAAAGTAAAACATAATACCGGTGAGTCTGCTCAGTCAGGAAGGAACTCTGCAAAGGCGAATGAGGACAAAAACAAAGCAGACTATGTATGCAAGTTGTGCGGCAAAAATAAGAAAAGCAAACTCCACCCTTGTAAGGCAAGGCTAGGCTCTAGGAAAAAATAATGACAGTGCTAATGGCAAAGCTTTTATCTGTAAAGCTATACGAGAAAGAAAACAAAAATCAGATAATTAATAACATTAAGATTGGTAGTCAAGGTGTCTTGGGACGAAAAGACTATTGGCCTATTGCTAATAAGGTCTTGAAGCCAAGTATCAAGTACCCAGATAGACATCCGTGGCACTCCAAAGCATTATCAAGTCACATCACAGGGCATCACATTATATCAGTGGCAAGTCTAAAAACACTAAAAAGTGACTATAAAACACTATTGCGTCTCAGTAAGTACAATGTAAATCATCCGAGGAATATTGTTGGTTTACCGACGTCTCCTCAAGTCGCTTGTCAATTGAATGTACCTCTTCATTATAGTAGTCATACTAGTGATGCGATACCGACTATTGAAGACTCGCCTTCTTATCATGTAATATCATCAATGCTGATAAAAAAAATGATCTCACTTTTGTTAAGTAAGGGGATATGTCCAGGTGATTCCTTAGAAGAGCAAAAGAAAGTATTACTGAATATCGATTACATATCAGCTATAAAATTGAAATATATAACCAACTTTAAGATCGTTTTACATAAAACGGGAGTTGATTATTTGAAAGGAAATATTGGTTGTGGTGGTGTGGAAAAAGAAAGTCTAAAGAAAGAGGGGAGAGAGTGTGAAACAAGATTACACAGTTACCCATTTAGTAAAAATGACTTAATGACAAGTGACCATTCTAGGTTGTTAACTATCTACGAAATAGAAAATTCAAGGGTTGTATATAATGCCAATTAGTGAAGAATATTATGTGTTATCAAATGACTACTCAAAGGTAAATTTTGTAGTGAACATGGAAGACGAACGTGGATTTAGTTTGTTAATGGATAAAGCTATATCTACAACCATGCATGTTAACTTTGAATGTATTAGCTTAAAGAGTTTCAGCGCTATCGATGCTCCATTTGATGTTTCTGTCAACACTGAGATATTATTTGACCTGGATTTTCTTGCAGTGTTATCAGAATTAATGCTATACAAAAACTCACTTGTTCCTGCTAAGATTAAAGAGAAAGAGTTTGTTTATCTTCATTGTTATAATATTATCGATATAGAGGATGAAGTTAAGGGGTTTAACTTTGATCTCTTATCAGAAATACCCATCGAGGAAAGGTTGGTATTCAAGCCCTCTTATGGGGCTATCGTTGTTTTTTTTCATAAATCAATTATAGAGAAAATCAATTCTGTTAAGAGTTTTTCATATGCAAAGTATCAAAAGGTTTCCGATTGGTCAGTTGAATGGGAAATGTCATGAATTATACAGTGCTTAAAATTGATGACCTAGCTAGCTTGGATAATTATAAAATCCGACTTGTTAAAGTTGAGCCGGATATATATATATCCCAAACATACGGATTAAGTATTTTTATAAATGATTATGTCAAAAGGAAAATACGTCATATTGATGCTCTTAATTTAACTGAGAGTGTTATATCAATCCGTTACTTTAAACCAGATGATTTTTTGTCTGGTTATTATAAATTAGAACTAATATCACGAGATGGAGGTTCATTTTTTACAAATGAAGAAGGGCATGTTTTTTTTTCTAAAGACTTATATGAAGACCTATTTACAAATAAATTTGATGTTTTGATTGATTTTTAGTTTCCAACATAACTGATCGTATTTGTACTGGTTGTCAACCTAGTTTACGTTATGAAATTTGGAGCTTTCCACGTTTAAAATGCAAATAGCATACATAAATGAGGACTTTAACGAGGGTGAATCATTATTTACTTCCGTTGATAGTCGGTCGTCTTTCTATGATGATAATGATTTCACTCCCACTTCTTGTAAAAGTGAGATTGTGTGGAAAGATGATGATACCTATGAAATTGAAGCATTAGATTTAATCAGAGGCGGTGCTTTTAATGTCAGTAAGCCTATTGCTGAACTAATTATGAGTTTCGACCCATATGGTGTTGAAGTTTATCCCGCAAAATTAACCTGTTCCGGAGGCGGAGTGTTAACTGAGCGCTACATAATAGCAGTAGATAACTTAGTAGATGTGGTTGAATATGATAAAAGCATAAAAGTGACTGACGTAACTACTCGTTTTTACTTATCTGATGAAAAGATCAAGGAACTTTCGGATAGCAAGAGGCACGTTTTTAAACCTGTCGGAATGACAAAAACGTTCTTCTCAATCGAGTTGTTTGAAGCGCTTGTCCGTTTAGATGAGGAGGGTAAAATAAATACTAGTATCGTTGCCTTTTCATTTGATACATCCGAAGAGACGCCCCGAGTCTAGTGTAAGTAGGTAAATATAATAATGACTA
This portion of the Vibrio hyugaensis genome encodes:
- a CDS encoding imm11 family protein, with the translated sequence MWKDDDTYEIEALDLIRGGAFNVSKPIAELIMSFDPYGVEVYPAKLTCSGGGVLTERYIIAVDNLVDVVEYDKSIKVTDVTTRFYLSDEKIKELSDSKRHVFKPVGMTKTFFSIELFEALVRLDEEGKINTSIVAFSFDTSEETPRV
- a CDS encoding AHH domain-containing protein, with translation MTVLMAKLLSVKLYEKENKNQIINNIKIGSQGVLGRKDYWPIANKVLKPSIKYPDRHPWHSKALSSHITGHHIISVASLKTLKSDYKTLLRLSKYNVNHPRNIVGLPTSPQVACQLNVPLHYSSHTSDAIPTIEDSPSYHVISSMLIKKMISLLLSKGICPGDSLEEQKKVLLNIDYISAIKLKYITNFKIVLHKTGVDYLKGNIGCGGVEKESLKKEGRECETRLHSYPFSKNDLMTSDHSRLLTIYEIENSRVVYNAN